A genomic stretch from Deinococcus wulumuqiensis R12 includes:
- the kdpF gene encoding K(+)-transporting ATPase subunit F, protein MILLLALISVLLFGYLLYSLLRPEDF, encoded by the coding sequence ATGATTCTCCTTCTCGCCCTCATTTCCGTGCTGCTGTTCGGCTACCTGCTGTATTCACTCCTGCGCCCGGAGGATTTCTAA